From Streptomyces sp. TLI_053, a single genomic window includes:
- a CDS encoding bifunctional 4-hydroxy-2-oxoglutarate aldolase/2-dehydro-3-deoxy-phosphogluconate aldolase — MAAAARAALAASPVVAVVRAPRIPDAAALCAALAAGGITWTEFTFTTPDVTTHLHRAAQAGHRVGVGTVLTSQQAEQGLAAGASFLVTPGLRPEVADVAHAAGVPVILGALTATEVAQAVDLGAAAVKIFPARAFGPGYFKDLRGPYPDVPLVASGGVNAGNAAEFLAHGALAVCAGTDVVPPEAVAAGEWAEITRRARAFTEACASR, encoded by the coding sequence ATGGCGGCAGCGGCGCGGGCAGCGCTCGCCGCCTCGCCGGTGGTCGCGGTCGTCCGTGCGCCGCGGATACCGGACGCCGCCGCGCTCTGCGCCGCGCTCGCCGCCGGCGGTATCACCTGGACCGAGTTCACCTTCACCACACCCGATGTGACGACCCACCTGCACCGGGCGGCGCAGGCCGGCCACCGGGTCGGGGTCGGGACGGTGCTGACCTCCCAGCAGGCCGAGCAGGGGCTCGCTGCCGGGGCGTCCTTCCTCGTCACGCCCGGCTTGCGACCCGAGGTGGCGGATGTCGCGCACGCGGCAGGAGTCCCGGTGATCCTCGGCGCCCTCACCGCGACCGAGGTCGCCCAGGCGGTGGACCTCGGTGCCGCGGCGGTGAAGATCTTCCCGGCCCGGGCGTTCGGTCCCGGCTACTTCAAGGATCTGCGGGGTCCGTACCCCGATGTCCCGCTGGTCGCCTCCGGGGGTGTCAACGCGGGCAACGCGGCGGAGTTCCTGGCGCACGGAGCACTCGCCGTCTGCGCCGGGACGGACGTGGTGCCGCCGGAGGCCGTCGCAGCAGGGGAGTGGGCGGAGATCACCCGCCGGGCCCGGGCGTTCACGGAGGCCTGTGCGTCCCGGTAG
- a CDS encoding D-aminoacylase, with amino-acid sequence MHAHSDLALLREPEHPAKVTQGVTCEVLGQDGLSYAPVDDTTLPALRRQIAGWNGDPDDLDWDWRTVGGYLDRLDRTGPAVNACYLVPHGSLRMLAMGWDNRAPSAAELDRMRELLAQGLIEGAVGMSSGLTYTPGMYAGTAELVELCRVVAGFGGFHAPHQRSYGAGALEGYAEMVEIARRSGCPLHLTHATMNFGVNEGRAGELLALLDRALDDGVDLSLDSYPYLPGSTTLAALLPSWATEGGPQATLARLGDPVARERIRYEVEEKGSDGCHGVVTDWSTIQLSGVRAPGLADSVGRTVAELAAEQGRSGTEVFLDLLLRDELATTILQHVGHEANVRAIMRHRVHTVGSDGLLVGARPHPRAWGTFPRYLARYVRESGVLTLEEAVARMTGRPAARLRLHRRGRIAPGFHADLVLFDPEQVQDAATFEQPRRPAVGVEHVYVNGVAVVEQGRTTGARPGRALRRTGRGAEAV; translated from the coding sequence ATGCACGCCCACTCCGACCTCGCCCTGCTCCGCGAACCGGAGCACCCGGCCAAGGTCACCCAGGGCGTGACCTGCGAGGTCCTCGGTCAGGACGGCCTCTCCTACGCGCCGGTCGACGACACGACGCTGCCCGCGCTCCGCCGCCAGATCGCCGGCTGGAACGGCGATCCGGACGACCTCGACTGGGACTGGCGCACCGTCGGCGGCTACCTGGACCGGCTGGACCGGACCGGCCCCGCCGTCAACGCCTGCTACCTGGTGCCGCACGGCTCGCTGCGCATGCTCGCCATGGGGTGGGACAACCGGGCTCCGAGCGCCGCCGAACTGGACCGGATGCGCGAGCTGTTGGCGCAGGGTCTGATCGAGGGTGCGGTCGGGATGTCGAGCGGTCTGACGTACACGCCGGGGATGTACGCCGGAACGGCCGAACTGGTCGAACTCTGCCGGGTCGTCGCGGGCTTCGGCGGCTTCCACGCCCCCCACCAACGCTCTTACGGGGCAGGTGCGTTGGAGGGCTACGCGGAGATGGTCGAGATCGCCCGACGGTCCGGCTGCCCGCTCCACCTCACCCACGCCACCATGAACTTCGGCGTCAACGAGGGCCGTGCCGGTGAGCTGCTGGCCCTGCTCGACCGGGCCCTGGACGACGGTGTGGACCTCTCCCTGGACAGCTACCCCTATCTGCCGGGATCCACCACCCTGGCCGCCCTGCTGCCCAGTTGGGCCACCGAGGGCGGACCGCAGGCCACCCTGGCGCGACTCGGCGACCCGGTCGCGCGCGAGCGGATCCGGTACGAGGTGGAGGAGAAGGGCAGCGACGGCTGCCACGGCGTGGTCACCGACTGGAGCACCATCCAGCTCTCCGGCGTCCGGGCCCCCGGACTCGCCGACTCGGTCGGCCGGACCGTCGCCGAACTCGCGGCGGAGCAGGGACGGAGCGGCACGGAGGTCTTCCTCGACCTGCTGCTCCGCGACGAGTTGGCCACCACCATCCTCCAGCACGTCGGCCACGAGGCGAACGTCCGGGCGATCATGCGTCACCGCGTGCACACCGTCGGCAGCGACGGGCTGTTGGTCGGCGCGCGCCCGCACCCGCGGGCCTGGGGCACCTTCCCCCGCTACCTGGCCCGCTACGTCCGCGAGTCCGGCGTGCTCACGCTGGAAGAAGCGGTCGCCCGGATGACCGGTCGGCCCGCGGCCCGGCTGCGGCTCCACCGGCGTGGGCGGATCGCCCCCGGATTCCACGCCGACCTGGTCCTCTTCGACCCCGAGCAGGTCCAGGACGCCGCGACGTTCGAGCAGCCGCGGCGGCCCGCCGTCGGTGTGGAACACGTCTATGTGAACGGTGTGGCCGTGGTGGAACAGGGCCGTACCACCGGCGCGCGACCCGGTCGGGCGCTGCGCCGGACCGGGCGCGGGGCGGAGGCGGTATGA